The DNA segment CCTGCGCGAGGGCGTGCTGACATATGTAATTACGTGACTGCTGTTCCACgggtctctctgtttctttttataaCTATGCTCCGTGCGTTTCAGTTCGCTCTTCCCGGTACTTCCGTGCAGTATTAACCGGGCCATTCGGAGTGCTTTGGTTTTCTACGGTATAACGGCATGCCTCCCGTTTCGGGAACGCTAACCCGGCCTTCTTGTACCAGGTGCGTTCTTGGCAAGCGAGAAAGTCCACAGAAAATGAGCACAAGTACAGCGACCTCATGCTGATATTCACGCACCTGCTCCAAGCGACGTGATAAGTTTTGGCAGGGTGATAACATTTCATTTGAAAGTGAGTCAGTATTTAAGCTGATAAATTTCAGATAACTTTATCCATACAAAAACAGCACAAGCACAAGCATACCGCGGACTGCATCGTTACACCGACCCTGTGTATATCGGTGCCGCTATAAACTCGCAGAATTCTAAAGAAAGAAGGAACTTTAACCATTCATTCCGTTCCCTAATGATCAAACGTTTTGAATCAAGGTAATAAAAACATTGTCTTAAACTATACACCTTGCCCAAGTAAAGCTATCTTTCAGTTTGTTCATTTAAAGAGAAGAGGTATTTGGCACTTAGTACTTATTCATACGATAACCTGCCTAAAAGAAGTCTCTTTAATGTAGGTAACTGGAAGTGAAACTCCCTATTTTATGCGAATCTTCGTAGAGCACCTTCCAGGTTTTAAGGACCATTTTAACAGTAATAAGCTGCTTTCTTTAATGCATGCACTGAATGCGCTTTTAAGCTCCAATTTAACCAATGTTACCCATCTTATGATGTTATTTGCCATTTTAAGGAACGCGCTCTTTTACCCAGAATAGCTGTTTAAATAGTGTTCCAACTTACCGCCAGATGTCACCGCTTACTTTGCACTTAGGCACGCGCTGGTATGTATAAGAACCTGGCTTTTGCAGTTTGGTATAATATTTCCCTTTTATTTTTCCAAGTTAGTTCGTCAGATGGCATAAGTAGAGAACTTAGTGTTTTATTGCTCTCAAGTCTCTATGCAAGAAGAAAACGTCCGTTCTACTGAACTTGTGTTGATCGGTTGCTCATTAGTTTGTGTAATAATCTCTTTTAATTCATCTAGTTCGTGGTGGTATACATTTCTCCATACTACCAGGCTTGACTTGCCCACGGAGCGAAAACAAACACATGCAAGTTGGGGACGCGATACATTTGGCGTAAGGTGTTCGTCCgatagtgttagtcagcgccacttcATTGAGATAACACACATTTCGGTTTGGCATATGCTATATGTATACGTATAGTTCACTCGCTTGAAGGGTGCGCACGCTTTCTTACTTCATTTCTGTCTCGGAGAGCAAAATAAGCAAAAAGGAAACCCATACGATCGTATGAAACCTTACAGGCAGCCCATGTAGCGCACCATACCGTGAAATCGCGTGTAAACATGCGCCCGTTGTTCCTGCAAAGAGACGACAGCCACACCTTTCTCTATAGAGTCCATACCTTCAAAACGGGAACAACCTACGCCGCTCAGCAACCGGCGTCTCTACAATCTCCACCGCGCCTCTTTAAAATGCACTCTCGTATTTACCTTCGAATTCTCTCAACTTCATCCAAGTCAAACATTGGAACTCTGCATTTCGTGCCCAGGGTTGGCAAACTGAGGAACGACGGTGAAGACCCACGCGCGCTCTCGGCTTTCGGAAGTTTGCACTGTGCCTGGAGCGAGTCCCCGAACAAAAGGAACGTTAAAAGGGCTCCGAGGAATCACGTGAGAGATGAGAGCAGTGCCGCAGTGTGTCGCCAGCACCCTATATATGCCACTCACTCCCGCGCTCTACGCTCGGATTCGCGCAGGCATGTTAGCGTCTTCTTCCGGTGCGAGCGCCATTTCCGGTTTCCTCGGAAGGGTCCGCGCGTATTTAACGCGTTATTAGGAcggcaaaacgaaaaaaatacgAAGGCGCGAGTTTCACACGCGCACTGCGCGCGCTGTCTCCGTACTCGGTTTACTTATCTGCGAGGGGGATAGATGATCCGATATGCTTGGCTGGACCTTTTGTTGCGATTGCGTATGATGGTGCATTATTCTGCGTATGCTGTAGTACATCGTGCATTAGGTGATAAATGCGTCGAAACAGTGAACTGCCGAGAGACAAGTTATGTCTACTGCATGCCTCCGGAGCGACATAGACCAGAGCCATCAATTTGCAGGATATTTAATAAAGTTGTCTCACTTGCTCAAGAGTGTATCCCAGAATTCGCTACAACAAATGACCAAGTTAAAGAGAGGTAATCGTCGCCACATAGACGAGTTGCAAATCCGGTGATGCAGCTTTCCTGCGCTGCCAAAAATCATGCACAATTTCAGAGCAAACCCTCGGAGCTAGAACGACATGGTGCAGTGTTTTGGTGTCTGCTGGCGCTTACATACCTGCCTGGCGTCTGAAGACACCACTGATATGGCAGCCACACATCTCTCTGTCGCTCCTCCGGTGACTCTTTCGCGCACTTCAGGTTCTGTTATTTTCTATTTTACAGAGCTATTCACGAGTTGCTTCGAGAATGCAGGACGGGCTTTTGCAGAAGCCCAACTAAGTGCACCCAGCATGGCCGCATACACGAAAGGATACAGTGCACGCAACAACTGCAGTGAGGTCGTGCCGCGCCGCCATTTTTTTGCACGAGTTATTGGGATGGAAAAAAGCTGCCTTGTAGGCCTTGCAACTCGTCGTATGCGCGGTAACAAACTTACATCTTCAtcttacagagagagagagagagggctaTGTTCGCCAATATACGGGTATAGCCGGACGAAGTGCAAGAATGGCTGTGCTGTTCAACTCCGGAGCACAAAGTGAAATTGCTTTGGGGGTCTCGTGAGATTGTATAATTTCGCATTATACTGTACTTTGATTCCTTTACTTCATGCTGTTATGTTGGTTTCATTTGCATTAGATTTATTTGATATTTACTTGTTTACTCTTTGTATCTGATGCCAGATGAAGTGCGCTCGAGGCCTAAAATGCGAaatattgcgctttttttttgtccgtATAAAATGTATGTCCACCGAAATCTCTTACGCCTCTAGATTTTCTAATCTCTACTCTCAGAAACGTTTGTTGATGTTATGAAGCACGCCACTCAATTAACGAAACATCTGTGGCACTTTATTCCACATCAGCATGGAACAAAAGCACACCCGAGTTCACTCGTAGCGCGAGCGTCACGAGCCGAACACGCAGCCGGCGAGCCGTGATGCTTGCtcgtgatgatgatggtagtctcCGATGCCACAGCTTCTTCCCTTCTTAAAAGTTCAAACGATCTGGAGGACGGCGCTGTCGCGTTGAGCGCCGCAAAGGTTGAGTTGCCGGAGTCAGCGAATCGCTTGCGCTTTCGCCCGAAAGCTCTTGACGGGGCGATAGCGTGTCGGTGTCGCACGATTCGTCGACCGTAACGTCCCGCCGTCGCACTTGGTCAAAATGCCGCCGTTCCGTTCCCTGAGTCGTGTCCACTGTGACCATGCGCTTTCCCTGCTGGTCACGCACGATACCTGGTATCCACTTTTTGCGTGGCTGAAAAGTTCGAGTCCAAACACGCTGTCCAGCCTGCCATCGCTGTTCACGTTCATTGCACGGCTTTGCTTTCACGGCCTCGGTGGTCGGCATAATGCAGTCGAGTTTTGTTCTTATTTGATATCCCAGCAAGAGCTCCGCTGGTGACTTGCCCTCCTTCACTGGCGTACGGCGATAACGGAACAGAAGTCTAGATATTCGAGTTTGCAGCGGAATTTCATAGTTTTTCTTCAAGCCTTCCTTCAACGTTCTTACGGCCCGCTCCGCTAAACCATTTGATTGTGGATGATAGGGCGCTGTAGTCAAGTGTTTTACTTGGTTCTGAGCCAGGAAATTGCGGAAGTGGAAGCCCGTGAACTGAGGTCCGTTATCCGTCACAAGAGTACGAGGTAGACCGAACCTTGCAAACATCGCCCTGAGTGCCTCCACTGTCACTTCTGCTGTTGCAGATTTCGTTGGGACTGCTTCCATCCACTTCGTTTCGGAATCCACGACTACCAGTATCATGTGTCCTTCAATAGGACCAGCATAGTCAGCGTGCAGCCGGCTCCATTTCTCTCCCGTCGTGGGCCATGGTACAGGTGTTTGCGCTGGAGGCATCGCTGCAGCCTGTACGCAAGCAGGACACTCCCGCACCAATCGCTCGATCTCACCGTCTAGCCCCGGAAACCAAAACAGGGATCTTGCAATGTTCTTCATGGTCGCCATGCCTGGGTGCGTTTCATGGAGCAAGTCCAAGATACGTCGGTTTAGAGCGGTGGGAAGCACGATGCGGTGTCCCCAGTAGACTAAGTCTTGGTAGTACGTGAGTTCAGCCTTCTTACTGAAGTATGGCCGGAAGCGGATCTGCTCTTCAGACAAAAATTTCGGCCAGCCTTTCTTGATCCAAAACTTCACTTGCTGCAGCAAAGGATCCGTTTCTGTAAAATGTGCCACGTCTCTGACACTAATCGCCTTTTTCTCCAAGCATTCCGAGTACAGGACATACTCTGGCGGATCTTCTGTGCTGGTATCGTGTAGTTTGTTTGGTAATGGCAGGCGACTTAAGGCATCAGCATTCGAGTTTTCTGTTCCCCTGCGATACTGCAATGTGTAATGGTAATTGTCCAAGAGAAGTGCCCACCTCTGAATCCTTGCCGCAGCCATGGGAGGAATGGCTTTTCCTGGGTTAAACAAACCCGTCAGGGGTTTATGGTCGGTCACCAAAACAAAGTGATTGCCATATAAGTAGTCCTTAAATCGAGTCACGCCGAATACAAGGGCCAACGCTTCCTTTTCTAGCTGGGAGTAGTTTCGTTCTGCTTTGGACAGAGTTCTGGAGCGAAATCCTATCGGATAGTCTGTGCCATTGATGCGATGGGAAAGTACTGCCCCCACTCCTACAGGTGAAGCATCGCATTCCAACTTCAAAGGTTTGTTAGGGTCAAAGTGTGTCAAAAACTTTGACGCTTGTATGGCCTGCTTAACCTTTCGAACCGCTTCCTCATGTACCTGTTGCCATTTCCACGTAGCCCCCTTAGTTAGCAGATTGTATAATGGGGCCAGTACTGTGGAAAGGTTCGGCAAAAATTTGGCGTAATAGTTGATTAAGCCCAAGAAAGATTTCAGTTCGCTCACCGACTTGGGGACCGGTGCTTGGAGAACTGCTTCAATGTTGTCGTCCTTCGGTTTGAGCCCATTAGCATCGACTCGATGTCCAAGAAAGGTGACTTCTTCTTGTCTGAATTTGCATTTCTTAATGTTTAGTCTGAGCCCATAGTCACGTAAGCGCTGCAGGACTTGCTTTAGCAATGAAGTGTCATTGCGCTTTTCGGCCACTATGATGTCATCCAGATAGGCTTGTACACCCGGAAGATCCTTGAACAGGGAATCCATATGCCTCTGGAAGATGGCCGGAGCTGAGCTAATTCCAAAAGGAAGCCTATTGAAGCAAAATAGGCCCTTGTGAGTGTTTATGACAGTCAGCTTCTTGGACTCGTTATCCAGGGGCAGCTGGTTGTACGCTTGAGTCAAATCCAGTGTACTAAATACTTCACCGCCATTCAGTCTTGCGAAGATGTCGTCCACACGAGGTAATGGGTACTGCTCAGTCACGGTGGCCACGTTCACTGTCAGCCGAAAATCGCCACACAGTCGAATGGACCCATCAGTTTTAACTACTGGAACCACCGGCGTCGCCCATTCTGCTGCCATAACCGGTGATATAACGCCGTCTGCCACTAATCGGTCCAAAGCATCGGACACTTTGGTCGTCAAAGCATATGGCACCGTACGTGCTTTGCAAAAGCGGGGCGTGGCGTTTTCTTTCAAGATCAGCTTCACAGGTGGACCTTTGTATAGTCCTAAACCTGGCGAAAACACATCTTCGAACTCCTTGAGCAAGGTCTGAAGTTGCTGGCTTGTGCGGTCTTCCTTGCGCGTGTTGAGGTTTGCGACGAAATTTGGAATCATCATGGCCACTCCACAGTTGTTAAACGCCTTGATCGTGTCCCTTCCGCACAGCGCTGGTCCAGGAGTATCGACGATAACCAGGGTACCCTGTATGTCGTGTCCCTCACAGGTTGCTTTCATGTGCAGTTCTCCAACCACTGGAAGCTCTCCCAAAAAACACGACAGTCTAAGAGTGGTGCTGCTTGGAGGCGGCCATCTGCTTTGATTCTGCTTGAACAGGCTCATTGAGATAACACTCACGGGGGACCCCGTATCGATCAACATATTAACAGGCACACCATCCCAAgtgatttttttgaaaattggCTTAACCATGCGGCCATCAGTCGTTTTATGAGCCACTAGTGTGTAAAGTTTCTTCTCATCTCCCGAGCTGTCATCAGATGCTGCCGACAGGGCGTAAGCACCACGGGGCTTCCACTGAGTTTGTCCTGGGCACATTCGAGCGAGATGCCCTCGTTTACCGCACCGGCGGCATATCGTACGGACGTGATAGCACTGCTCGTTCGAGTGAGCTTCACTACCACACCTCTGGCAAGATGTCATGCGTTCGGCCTTCGGTTGCCCTTTTCTTGGCCGGTTCTGCGGCCGCGTGAAGTGGATGGTACTCTGATCCGCAGATTGCATGGTTCTAGCATTAGCGGCAGCGTTCTGGGCTGAGATAACGAAATCCTCTGCTTCCGTAAGCGTCAGCTTCCTCAAAGTCAGCAGATGTCGTCTCACATCTTCATCCAAGACTCCACACACGATTCGGTCTCGCAGCATGCGTTCGAGAGACGAtccgaaattgcacttttctgCTAGCCGCCTTATTTCTGCAATAAATTCCTGTACACTCTCTCCTTCTTGCTGTGATCGCGTGAAGAAAGCATAACTTGCCGCTATTTCGTTGACTTCCGGGGCGTAGTACTCTTCGAGGTGCTTTACGGCGTCGTCGTAGTTGAGTGCGTTGATTTGCCTCGGATGGCAACGTCCCTGGATCACTCGAATCGCGCTGTCCGGTAGCGAGGCCACTAACACCGCTCGTCGCTTCGTCGCGTCCGTGATGTCTTGCGCTTCGAAGTATGCTTCGAGGCGAACTCGGAACGTTGACCACGTTCCCTCAAACACTGGTGGCCGTCCCACGCTCATGGCTCTGCGGGTCCAGGACTCGTTGAAGTCCTcgttgtcttcgtcgccactgttatgAAGCACGCCACTCAATTAACGAAACATCTGTGGCACTTTATTCCACATCAGCATGGAACAAAAGCACACCCGAGTTCACTCGTAGCGCGAGCGTCACGAGCCGAACACGCAGCCGGCGAGCCGTGATGCTTGCtcgtgatgatgatggtagtctcCGATGCCACAGTTGAAGCCACTCGAATTCTGCACAGGCGCACATCCACATGACTCGACGTTCTGTATAGCGATTAGCCTTTCTGAGCAAAATGTTTAAGTATTTCCTTAAGTTTCTCGTTGTGGCTGTATGATTTATGCGCCAGAGCAGAGTCGTGCCATATACACTACATGTAAACACGTGTTCCTGAGATAATGCTTTCGTTAAATCTGTTCTTTTGTTTGAACAGAATATCGTGATTCCATTCCGCTCTATGGCTGATGTATGAAAGGGATGGAACACCCGCTTATAAAGTGTTTTCCGTACTCTCGTTCAACGAATGTCATTGCATAATGTAGCAGTAAGACTTAAGAGCAACATTATTTTCAAGTCTATCTGTCTGAGAGTAATATATACCTTTAAAACATTAGGTACAGCCCCTCGTCAATTCAGCGGACTGCGGAGAAAAGCTTTCAAAATTCGGCATTCAGATGACTCTTTCATTGTCGTATCATTAAGGAATGCATTCAAATCAGAATTCTTTTCCCCCTTAGAAGTAAACTGCGCAGCAAAAGCTTTAAAAAACAGAATTCCTTAATATATACCGTACCAGTAAAGCGAAAATGAAATTGTTTTGCCAAAACCAAGTTCCATCGGTTGCCTGATAGTGCCGGAAAGGAAAATGAGAATATTGTATTGTACTTGAATATTTTGAACAATGAAGTATAATCACGATGTTGCACTTTCTTGCTCAACAACCGCACGTATATGTAGTATTAATAGGAATAAGTGTACAAGTATTGCAGTAAAACATACGTGTAGTTCACTGTCGTAGTTTTATCATGTATGAAGAACTGAGGCAAAAGTTTACAGCGATAGTATACATATATAGTTATCAGTAGTTTGCAAGAGGACATGAAGCTAGCAGGAATACACTTTAAACCAGGTAAATTGTAAAGTGTCATCTATTTTTAGAAGAAATCAAGTCATTTGGTCTCATTTCACGGTTATTACCTGGGCCAGGTAAGAGTGAACTTATCGCATGTAAACCGTCTCAGTACTACAAAAATATTGTTTTCTGCTATtcttaagaaaaaaatcacagcatatccacggagtgaatgatgatgagtgggcgaagctgcggaggttcatcggtaaaccgtgaatcttccgtgaattctgcccagtacatcatcaccgacgtgagatcgggcgcgtttatactaaaggttcgatgagagttatgacgacttgcagctcactttaattttacatgtacactgtgaattttcattgtttagaaaatcattgctttagaaaacatctggcgtctttcgttaagcagctggcgtcttttcgttttgctttagaaacatctgacgtcttttcgttttgcttttagaaaacatctggcgtctttcgttggtttatttcatcaatcaacggcgttttgaacaaaatttttattgtttaatcacgcacaggagaaatctcaccaggcactaccttggaggtaaacaatggctgctaatgggaatgagagacagaagaagtcggcttaattttagctaacacttacacttctactactactaacgtttcctactggaacatgccaatggctgctaatggggaatgagagacagaagaattcggcttttagttaacccacacgctgcgaattttttattgttcaacaacgcacagaagaaatctcccaccggcaccaccttggaggtcaagatctggtactggcgttacgactggttacacactacgagggacgaacgggtgccactttaaggagcttcgcccctaaaaggaaagttttaacagcgaagctgtttaagctagccataTTTTATGTGTGAGGCCTATcggaaaactatcataatcatgaacgggTACAttccacagaatttgggcaggtcccactactcaccgctacggcgtggcctgtataaccccgagaacgagtacaaagaaagaaagaaagaaagaaagaaagaaagaaagaaagaaagaaagaaagaaagaaagaaagaaagaaagaagaaagaaagaaagaaagaaagaagaaagaaagaagaagaaagaaagaaagaaagaaagaaagaaagaaagaaagaaagaaagaaagaaagaaagaaagaaagaaagaaagaaagaaagaaagaaagaaatgtggaaAGAAAGGTGTATAGAAAAAAAGGTATAtagaaagaaaatgagaaaaattattgctgaaaaaaaaaatgttcgaacccgcgtatccttgatccgaagacgagcgtcctaaccactcggctatcctcgcacgctagcagagcatagcataaccttgtgtagtatagtgtagcaagggggtgggaaagggaagtaagcatgaggaggagagatgtgatggtgaagagGAGAGTGAGGAGCAAGAAATCCCACTACTCCCTACTGGTGTCCCTGACTTCTTtcctgtgcccgtgtttgcacgccctgtctatttagaatgaatacttaccaactagctcagctctctgttattataaactcaccactggttcactaagagagagagagagagagagggggggagagaaagctatagaaagaatgagggagaaaaaaatagagagaaataatgggaataaagacatacaaTGATAGAAggacttggcacgactagtgctaagctgccatactaaggaacgggaaaggcaacggaggctgcgagaagagcccgaagcgatggaagccctacgccagcgacgacgtgcccgtagatctgtgagaggtgCATGCGAACGCTCGGTTATGGAGCTTGGACACCCGTGTCGTTACCaacctagctaaagcttagcaacaacctatagaagcaaccagattagaattcagaattgtccagtttcgctctttcaagccttgcgccccttagtgcaagcttcgccaatttttgttTTTAATACAGCCAGTCAGTGTTCTTATCGGTCATTTAGAATGTTAAGAAATGATGCACAAATTACGGCATAAAGGCAGGCGCGCAAGTACAAAGAGAGGTATGTCGAGTACAAAGTATATTGATGGTATTTCATGGGGCAGGGGCCAGTGATGGCCAAGGAATGACATATATAatgtgatcagtgatgacgtTAAATGGCTGTATAAGGACCTGAAATTTTGGTACTGAAGTTGCGTAAAATATATAATTGCTAAAACCATGAGAGTGGTGTGAAATATGTGTGACGAGACCGAACGAGCAGTGCTCGCGATACTGAAATATGCAGGGGTAGCGCGAATGCCTCACGAACGCCCTTGAGGCCAAGGGCCCTGAGGTAAGGGTTTTTTTGTTATTGAAACTAGAAGAAGGTACATTAGCTATTCATTACAATTGCATTACGCATCAAAAAACAATGCTCCTGCATGCTCTTTGGAACTCTTTATCTAAACATTCATTTCTATTTCTATACTCAGGGTACACAAAGTatagagatcacaaaaaaaaagaagtgatgaAAACGGTGCACTGAAGTAATTGGCGCCGCGTGTTACTCGCGATAAAACGAGAACTGTTCCTGGGCTGTTGGCCATTATCGCTTTCGTTCGGTATTTTGCTGCTCATTGGGTATGTGCATAATTCCCGCGCGATGTTTAGCACCGTTGGCTCGGCGCTTAAGGCCAAGGCTCGCGCAAAAGCTCATGATGGCCTTGATCCAACGTTTATGTGCGAACAACATTGATTGAATATTTCATTCTTGCTTCCGTTTTTATAATGTTGTTGTTCCTGTA comes from the Rhipicephalus sanguineus isolate Rsan-2018 chromosome 6, BIME_Rsan_1.4, whole genome shotgun sequence genome and includes:
- the LOC125758876 gene encoding uncharacterized protein K02A2.6-like encodes the protein MSVGRPPVFEGTWSTFRVRLEAYFEAQDITDATKRRAVLVASLPDSAIRVIQGRCHPRQINALNYDDAVKHLEEYYAPEVNEIAGTLVIVDTPGPALCGRDTIKAFNNCGVAMMIPNFVANLNTRKEDRTSQQLQTLLKEFEDVFSPGLGLYKGPPVKLILKENATPRFCKARTVPYALTTKVSDALDRLVADGVISPVMAAEWATPVVPVVKTDGSIRLCGDFRLTVNVATVTEQYPLPRVDDIFARLNGGEVFSTLDLTQAYNQLPLDNESKKLTVINTHKGLFCFNRLPFGISSAPAIFQRHMDSLFKDLPGVQAYLDDIIVAEKRNDTSLLKQVLQRLRDYGLRLNIKKCKFRQEEVTFLGHRVDANGLKPKDDNIEAVLQAPVPKSQVKFWIKKGWPKFLSEEQIRFRPYFSKKAELTYYQDLVYWGHRIVLPTALNRRILDLLHETHPGMATMKNIARSLFWFPGLDGEIERLVRECPACVQAAAMPPAQTPVPWPTTGEKWSRLHADYAGPIEGHMILVVVDSETKWMEAVPTKSATAEVTVEALRAMFARFGLPRTLVTDNGPQFTGFHFRNFLAQNQEQRAHVYTRFHGMVRYMGCL